Part of the Cryptosporangium arvum DSM 44712 genome, GCATCTCGTCCTGGTCGCGGGTCCAGAGCGAGAACTCCGACTGCAGCGCGGTCACCGGGTGCACGGCATGGGCACGGCGGACCGTGTCGATCCACGCCTCGGAGAGACCCACGTACCGGATCTTGCCCTCGGCCACCAGTGCGGCCAGTGCGCCCATCGTGTCTTCGATCGGCGTCTCCGGGTCGACGCGGTGCTGGTAGTACAGGTCGATGTGGTCGGTGCCCAGCCGCCGCAGTGACCCCTCGACCGCGGTGCGGATGTTGGCGGGGCGGCTGTCGAGGTTCCCGGGGCGGTCGCCGGTGTGGGAGACCAGGCCGAATTTGGTGGCGAGCACCACCTGGTCCCGGCGGCCTTTCAAGGCCTGACCGACGAGTTCCTCGTTGACGTAGGGGCCGTAGATCTCGGCGGTGTCGATGAGCGTCACGCCCAGGTCGATCGCGCGGTGGATCGTGCGGATCGACTCGGCGTCGTCGGTACCGGCGCCGGTGAAGCCGTGGGACATGCCCATCGCTCCCAGCCCGATCCGGCCGACCTCGAGGTCACCGAGCTTCGCGGTACGCATCGCTCAGGCCTCCGGGATCGCGCGGCCGAAGGTGGCGAGCGTGACGTCGGTCGGCTCCGGGCCACCGCGCTTGCCGGTCTCCAGGCCGTCGATCGCGGCCAGCTCGGCGTCGGTGAGCCGGAAGCCGAAGACGTCGAAGTTCTCGGCGATGCGGGCCGGCTTCACCGACTTCGGGATCACCTGGCGGCCCTGCTGGAGGTGCCAGCGCAGCATCACCTGGGCCGGGGACTTGTCGTGCTCCTTCGCGATCCGGCCGATCGTCGGGTCGTCGAGGGTGCTGGTGTGGCCGGACTCGCGGTAGAAGGTGATCCCACCGATCGGCGCCCACGCCTGCGTGAGGATGCCGTGCGCACGCCCGAACTCCTGCACCTCGCGCTGCTGGAAGTACGGGTGCACCTCGATCTGGTTGACCGCAGGGACGACGCCCGCGGTGTCCAGCAGCGCGGTCAGGTGGTCGACCATGAAGTTGCTGACGCCGATCGCGCGCACTGCGTCGTCGGCCAAGAGCTTTTCCAGGGCGCGGTAGGCGCCGAGTGTGCGGTCGAAGTCCGACGGGAGGGCCTGGTGCAGGATCAGTAGGTCGATCCGGTCGAGGCCGAGCTTGCGGGTGGCCTTCTCGAAGCCGTGCAACGTCTCGTCGTAGCCGTAGTCGCTGATCCAGATCTTCGTCTCGACGAAGACCTCGTCGCGGGCGGGACCGGAGTCGGCGATGGCCTCGCCGACCTGGCGTTCGTTGCCGTACGCGGCGGCCGTGTCGATGTGCCGGTAACCGGTCTCCAGCGCCGCGGAGACAGCGGTGCGGGTCGCCTCCGGCGGGGTCTGGAACACGCCGAGCCCCAACGCGGGGATCTCGACGCCGTTGTTGAGCGTCAGAGCGGGAGTGTTTTCCGGCATGGTTGAGCCCTCGGAAGTAGGGAAGTGCGGGTCACTTCGCGGTGAGATCGTGGGTCGCGGCCCAGCTGGCGAGCATCTTCAGCCCGTCGGCGGCGGGCGTTCCCGCGGCCGCGGTGTAGACGTTGAGCCGCAGCCCGGGTTCGGACGGGAATTCCATGGCCTGGTAGTCGAGGTCGAGCCGGCCGACGACCGGGTGGTGCAGCCGCTTCTGGCCGCTGCGGTGATATTTGACGTCGTGCGAGGCCCAGCGCTGACGGAAGACCTCGCTGCGGGTGGAGAGTTCCCCGACCAGTTCGATCAATGCACGGTCGTGGGGATCACGTCCGGCCTCCAGCCGCAGCATCGCGGCGGCGTCGTCGGCGATCCGGTCCCAGTCGACGAAGAACTCCCGCGCCGCCGGATCCAGGTAGACGAAGCGGCTGGTGTTCGCCGGCCGCCGCGGATCCGCCAGGACCGGCGCGTACAGGGCCCGAGCCAACCGATTCATCGCGACGATGTCGAAGCGCGCGTTGCGGACCCACGCCGGAGCGTCCGTCATCGCGTCCAGAACCTGCTGGACCACCGGCCGGACGCTCGTCGGCTGAGCCCGCCGGGGCCGGGTCTCCGGCCCCGCGGCTCTGGCCAACGCGAACAGGTGCTCACGCTCGGCCTCGTCCAGCCGGAGCGCCAGGGCGAGCGAGTCGAGCACGCTCTCCGAGGCGCCGGCGAGGTTCCCGCGCTCCATCCGGACGTAGTAGTCGATCGAAACCCCGGCCAGCAGCGCGACCTCTTCCCGGCGCAGCCCTTTCACCCGCCGGTGACCGCCGTAGACCGGAAGCCCGGCCTGTTCCGGCGTGATGCGCGCGCGCCGCGAGGACAGGAACTCGCGGATCTCCGCGCGGTCGATCGGGGCCATGTCTCCACGGTAGGCCGCGTGTCGCGATGAGGGAGGGTCTGTCATTACCCCTGAGCGGCGGTCCTCCGGCCGGGCCGCCTGACGTTCAGCCGGGGCCGCTCCGGCGGGCCTGGCTCGGGGTCTCGTTCGTCCAGCGCTTGTACGCGCGGCGGAATTCGCGCGGATCGCTGTAGCCGAGCTCGGCCGCGATCGCCGTGATCGAGCGGCGGGTGTTCGAGAGCAACGTGTCCGCGTGCCGGCGTCGCACCCGGTCCTGGATCTCGCCGAAGCCCTGCCCGGCCTCGGCCAGGCGGCGGTGCAGGGTGCGGGGGCTGACGCCGAGTTCGCCCGCGACCTGCGTCGCCGTCTTCCGGGCGCGGAGGTCGGTGCGGAGCGCGCCCTCGACCGCGGCGACCAGGGCGTCCACCGGATCCGGGTCGAGCAGCGCCCGGGTGGCGCTCAGCGCCGCCTCGAAGTGGGTCGCGTTCGCGGTGGGGATGCGGCGCGTCTCCAGGGTGCGGGGGAGGGTCAGCGTCGTGCGGTCGCTGTCGAAGGTGACCGGGAAGCGCCAGAGCCGCGCGTACGCCGACGCCCAGGGCGGCGGTGGGTACGTCAGGGCCGCGGCCGTCGGCCCCGAGGACGTGCCGAACGTGAGCCGGATCAGCGTCACGATCCCGGCGAACGCCTCCTCGGTGAGGAAGACCAGCAGGTCCGGCTCCCGAGTGCGGGGGACGAGTTCGACGACGGTCTCCTCGTCGGTGTGGGTGCTGAAGAAGTCCACGAGCGTGCCCGACCCCTGGTGGTAGTCGAGCGCGACGCGGATGGCCTCGGCGACGGTGGCGGCCGAGCGCATCGCGGTCCCGAGCGGCCCCCAGGTGAGCAGGGGGTCCCGGTTGCCGATCAGCAGCCCGAGCGGCCCGGCCGGCAGCGCGGTCAGCGCCCGGCGGATCACGGTGACCGCCTGCCGGTAGGACACCAGCGTGCCGGGTTCCTCCAGCCGGGCCCGGTCCAGCCCGGTCCCGGCGAACCAGCCGCCGGTGGCGACCTCGTGCTGGTCGGCGACGTCGAGCAGGCCGGTGAGCACCCCCGGCGGGATGGTGGCCCGCGAGAGCGTCCGGTCCTCCATGCGCCCGTCCTCGGAGGTAGGTCTTCGCGCCACGACGGGGGGCAATGTTGCCACAAGCGTCACGCGACGCGCATCAACCTGCGGTTTCGTCCTTACGGTCTCCCCACATTCGCGCATCGACGCTGAGGAGAACCGATGAGGATCGGCTGCGTGGGCGTCCACGTCCTCGACCATCTGGTGATCGGCATCGAGTCGATCCCCGAACACGGCGGTGGGCAACTCGTCGAGACGATCCGGCTCAGCGCCGCCGGCACCGCCGGGGGGACGGCGCTGGTCGCGGCTCGCCTCGGGGCCGAGGTCCGCAGCATCGGAGTGATCGGCACCGACGCGCTCGGCGACACCCTGCTCGCGCTGCTGGCCCGCGACGGCGTCGACACCGGCGGACTGGTGCGCACCGACGGCCACCAGACGTCGGCCTCGGTGCTGCCGATCCGGCCCGGCGGCGACCGCCCGGCCTGGCACTGCATCGGTGCCAACGGGGCGTTCACCATCGACGACGTCCGCGACGAGCAGCTCCACGACCTGACCCACCTGCACCTCGGCGGCCCGGAGTTCCTCGGCGGCGACGCGGCGGCCCGGCTGTTGCGGCGCGCGCACGAGCGGGGCACGACGACGTCGGTCGACGTCCTGGCACCCGGCGATCCCGGGCTGCTGGCGTGGATCGCGGCCGCGCTGCCCTACACCGACTACCTGCTCCCCAACGACGAACAGGTCCGCGGTTTCACCGGCGCGACCGACCTGGTCGACGGCGCGCGGGCCCTGGTGGAGCGGGGTGCCGCCTGCGTCGCGGTCACGCGGGGAGCGCGTGGTGCGCTGGTGGTCACCGACGACCAGGTCGTCGACGTGCCCGCCTACGCCACGCGGGTCGTCGACACCAGCGGATGCGGCGACGCCTTCAGCGCGGGCTTCCTGCGCGGCCGGTCGCTCGGGTTCGACCTGCGTGGGTCCGCCGAGCTCGGCTGCGCGACCGCGGCCCAGGTCGCCGGTGGCCTCGGCACCGACGCGGGCACCTACACGCTCGACGACGTGCTGGCCTTCGCGGCGACCGCGGACCGGCTGCCGGTCCGATGAGGCCGCCCACGCTGATGGTGTCGGCCGCGTACGCCGCCCAGGGCGTGGGGTACGCCGTGGTCGTCACCGCCCTGCCGGCCGCGAAGGACCGGATGGGCTTCAGCGACGCGGTGGTCTCCGCGGTCCTGCTCGGGGTCTGCGTCGCCGCCGCGCTCGGCTCCGGGCTGGCCGACGCGGTCGCCGTGCGCCGCGGGAGCCGGGTCGCGCTCTGCGTCGGGTTCGGTGTGCAGTTCGTCGCGCTGCTGGGAATCAGCCTCGCTCATCAGCTGCCCGTCTACCTGGTCGCGGTCGCTCTCTACGGATTGGGCCTCGGCACCGTCGACGCCGGCAGCAACATGCAGGGCACCGCGCTGCAGGCCCGCGCCGGGGTACCGCTGCTCGGCCGTCTCTACTCGGTCTTCACCGTCGGGAGTGTCCTCGGTGCGCTCCTGTCCGCGGGCGTGGCCGCACTGGGCGTCTCCGCGTTGACGCTCGTCGGCGTCGTCGCGTTCGTCCAACTCGGGCTGGCGTCGGCGGGCCGCACCCGGTTCCTGCCGACGCTGCCCGCGTGCACCGCCGACCGGGCGCCGGCGACACCGCTGCCCCGGGCCGGGATCTGGGCGGTCGGATCGCTGGTGCTCGTCGCGTACGTCCTCGACGCCGCGGTGTCGACGTGGAGCACGATCTACCTCGCCGACGGGCTCCGGGCCTCGGCGGTGCTCGCGCCGGTCGCCTACGCCGCCTACCAGGCGATGGTCCTGCTGACCCGGCTGGTGACCGACCCCGCGGTCGTGCGGTGGGGCCGCTCGGCGGTCGCGGTGTCGGCGCTGCTCTTCGGGGCGGCCGGGTGCGCGCTGATCGTCCTCGGGCCCGCCGCCCCGGTGGCCGTGGCCGGATTCGCCGTCGCCGGGCTGGCCGTCGGGGCGGTGGTGCCGATCGCGTTCGCCGCGGCCGGCCGGCTGCTCCCGGCCCGGAGCGACGAGGTGATCGCCCGGGTCAACGTCTTCAACTACGCCGGCGCCGTCACCGGGGCGGTGATCCCCGGCCTGCTGGGCACCGGCGCGGCCCTCCGCTTCGGGTTCGTGGCCCCGGCGCTCGCGCTCCTGCTGGTGCTGCCCGTCGCGCGCCGGCTCACCAGTTCCGTCCCCCAAGGAGAACCAGCATGACCGACGTCGACGTCGTCGTGGTGGGTGCCGGGCTTTCCGGCCTCACCGCGGCGCGCAACCTGCAGCAGCGCGGACTGAGCGTCCGGGTGTTCGAGGCGCTGGACCGGGTGGGCGGCCGGGTCCGCTCCGCCACCGTCGCCGGTGCCGTGGTGGACCTCGGCGGCACGTTCGTCGGGCCGGGCCAGGACCGCATCCTCGCGCTGGCCGACGAGGTCGGCGTCGGCCGCCACCCGACGCACGACTCCGGCGACAACCTGCTCCTCTGGCGCAAGGACCGCAGGCGCTACCGCGGCCTCGTCCCCCCGCTGGGCGCGGCCGGCCTCGTCGACCTGGTCCGGGTGCGGTCCGCCCTGGAGCGGTTGAGCCGGACGATCCCGGTCGGACGCCCCGGGGACGCGCCCGGCGCGGCCACCCTCGACGCCCAGACGCTCGGGTCGTGGCTCGCGGCCAAGCACGCCTGCCGGGGGACGCACGACCTGATGGCCGTGGTCAGCCGGACCTCGTGGGGATGTGAGCCGTCCGAGCTCTCGCTCCTCCACGCGCTGCACTACGTCGCCCAGGCCGGTGGGCTGGACGCGCTGCTCGGCACCCGCGGCGGCGCGGTCGAGCGGCACTTCGTGGAGGGCGCCCACGCGGTGGCGGCCCGGGTGGCCGACGGGCTGGGGCCCGGCACCGTCCGGCTCGGCACGCCGGTGCTCCGGATCGACCGGGCCGGGGACGGCGTCACCGTCCACACCGACGACGGCCCGACGACCGCCCGCCGGGTGATCGTCGCCGTGCCACCGGCGTTGCGGCGGCGGATCCGGTTCGCCCCGGAGCTGCCCTCGGCGCACCGCCGGCTCGCTCAGCGCTGGTCGCCGGGGATCCTGTCGAAGATCTACGCGGTCTACGACACGCCCTTCTGGCGCGGGGGCGGCCTCAGCGGCATGTCGATCTCCGACGAGGGCCCGGTCTTCATCACGTTCGACACCAGCCCTCGCGACGCGTCCCGGGGCGTCCTCCTGGGGTTCGTCGGGGGTGACTACGCCCGGGACTGGGACGCGGTCGGCGCCGCCGAGCGTCGGATCCGTGCGCTCTCGGCCCTGGCCGACCTCTTCGGGGACCGCGCGCTCCGGCCGCTCGGCTACACCGACCACCGCTGGGGCGAGGAGGACTGGCTCGGCGGCGGTCCCACCGCGGCGCCGGGCCCCGGGGCCTCGGCCGGGCTGCACACCCGGCTGACCGAGCCGGTCGGCCCGATCCACTGGGCCGGCACCGAGACCGCGACCCGCTGGGCCGGACACCTGGACGGGGCGGTCTCCGCGGGGGAGCGCGCCGCCCGGGAAGTCACCGTCGCACTCACGCTGGAGGCCGTCCGATGACCTGGAGCCACCGTCACAGCGAGCTGACCACGGCCACCCCGGCCCAGCTCTGGACCCGCTGGACCACCGCCGGGTCCTGGCGGATCGACGACCCAGGCGTCGAGTGGGCCCGGTTCGACGGCGCCGTCGTCGAGGGAGCCACCGGAGTGGTCAAGACCCACGGCGCCCCGGCCCGGACGATCGAGTTCACCCGCGTCGAGCCCGGCCGGGCGATGGACTTCACGATCCGCCTGCCGCTGGCCACCCTCGCGATCACCCACGACATGGAACCGGCCGCGGGCGGGACACGCACCACCCACGGCGTGGTTCTCGACGGCCCGCTGCACCGGGTCTACGCGCTCCTGCTCGGCGGGACGCTCGCGCGCGGGCTGCCCACCGTCGTCCGCAACGTGACCGCCGGTGCGCTCCGGGACGGCGACGCATGACCGCCCGGCTCTCCGCGCTCGCCGCCGTGCCCGGCGATCGCGGCCGCATCACCGTGGAGTGTCCGGTCGACGGGGAGCCGATCGGCGACATCCCCCGGGCCCGTCCCGACGACGTCGCGTCCGCCGCCGCCCGCGCCCGGGCCGCGCAGGCGGCGTGGAGCCAGGTGCCGGTGGCCGAGCGCGCGGCCGTCGTCCGTCGTTTCGGGCGGTCGGTGCTGACGCGGCAGGCCGAGATCCTCGACGTCATCCAGCGCGAGAGCGGGAAGTCGCGCGCGGACGCCTTCGAGGAGGTGCTCGACGTCGCCCAGGTCAGCCGGTACTACGCCGCCGTCGGCCCCGGCCTCCTGCGGACCCGCCGACGACGGGGTGCGATCCCGGCGCTGACCGTCACCCACGAGGTCCGCCACCCCAAAGGGCTGGTCGGGGTCCTCTCACCCTGGAACTATCCGTTCTCCCTCGGGATCTCCGACGCGCTGCCCGCGCTCGTCGCCGGCAACGCGGTGCTGGCCAAGCCGGATCACCTGACGCCGTTCTCGTGCCTGCTGGCCAAGGAGCTGCTGGCCGGGGCCGGGCTGCCCGAGGACGTGTTCACGGTCGTCACGGGTATCGGCGCCGAACTCGGCGAGGCCGTGGTCGGTTGCGTCGACTACGTGATGTTCACCGGCAGCACCCGGGTCGGACGCCTCCTCGCGGCCCGCGCGGCCGAACGCCTGACCGACTTCTCGATGGAGCTCGGCGGCAAGAACGCACTGCTGGTCCGGGCCGACGCCGATCTGGGCCTGGCCGTCCCCGGGGCGGTCCGCTCCTGCTTCGCGAACTCGGGTCAGCTGTGCGTCTCCACCGAGCGCCTCTACGTCGACACGGCCGTCTGGGACGACTTCGTGCCCCGGTTCGTCGACGCGGTGCGTGACCTGCGTCTAGGGCACGGGCTCGACTGGTCCTACGACCTGGGGCCGTTGATGTCGACGCGTCAGCTCGGGACCGTCCAGCGGCACGTCGACGACGCGGTCACCCGTGGCGCCACCGTGCTGACCGGCGGAAAGGCCCGCCCGGACCTGGGGCCGACCTTCTTCGAGCCGACCGTGCTCACCGGCGTCACCGCGGCCATGGAGGCCTTCGCCGAGGAGACGTTCGGTCCGGTCGCCTCCCTCTACCGGGTCGACGGCGACGACGACGCGGTCGCCCGGGCCAATCGGAGCGAGTACGGGCTCAGCGCCTCCGTCTGGACCCGTGACCACGCCCGCGGCGAACGGCTGGCGGCCCGCCTGCGCACCGGAAACGTGAACGTCAACGAGGGCTACGCGGCGACCTGGGGATCGGTCGACGCGCCGATGGGCGGATGGGGTGCCTCCGGCACCGGGACGCGGCACGGAGCCCAGGGGCTGCTGAAGTACACGAACGCGCAGACCGTCGCGCGCCAACGCCTGCGTAACCTGAGCAAGCCGCCCGGCGTCCGCGGCGAGGTCTACGCCGGCCTGATGACCTGGGCCCTCCGGGCACTCAGCCGCGGAGACGTCAGGCGAGCGTGAGCTCTGCGGCGCCGAACGACACCGAGAAACGCTTGCACCAGACGGTGACGCTGCGCAGACCGTCCAGTTCGGCCGCCACGGGCAGGTCGTACACCTGGTCGCCGCGGTTGCCGCGGAGCGCGGCCACCTCCAGGTAACGGCCGTCGTCGAAGACGTGCCAGCCGGGTCGCCCGGGGCGGACGGCCTGGTCGGTCAGCCAGACCCGCAGGTCCGGCCCGTCGGAGGTCCGTAGTCCGATCAGGACGAGCTGGTGCCGGCCGTCGGGGCGTTCGATCAGCTGGACACGGCCGCTGGTCTCGTGCTCGTGGGTGACGAAGCTGCCGGTCGCCACCAACCGGTTGCCGACGGGCGAGGCGCCGGCCGACGGGCTCGTCGTCGGGGTGGCCACCACCGGCACCTCGTCGGCGACCGTGGTGTCGGTGGCCAGGCGCCACGGCTGGAACCAGTACAGGCCGAAGCCCGCGCCGGCCACCAGTACCGGGACGAGCACCCACGTCAGCAGTCTCGGGAACATGACCCGACGCTAAAGGCGATGAGTGCGTCGCGACCCTTACGAACCCCTTACGTCCAGTTGATCGCGACCCGGTGGCGCCACGTTTCGAGCGCGTCGAGGTCGCCCCGGACCACCAGCCGCTCGGAGCCGGAGCGGTTCCACAGCAGACGGTAGAGGTCGGACGCCCGCCCGGTGAGCGTGAGCGTGGGCGGGTGCGCGCCGGCGTCGACCAGGAGGCCGCTGGGGGTGAGCTGCACGGTCCAGGCGGCGTCGACGTCGTCGGCGGCGAGCGCCAGCGACACGGCCGGATCGGCGGTGATCCGGGCGGCACGGCGGGCGAGGAAGCCGTGGAGGAGCTCGTCGATGCCGTCGGCGGCGAACCCGGGCTCCCAGTCCGGAGCCGACGCGGTGGCGGCCTCGGCGTCGGCGCGGTGGATCGCGGTCTCGTGGGCTTGGCGCCGGGCCCAGAACGCCAGCGGTGAGGGCGCCGCGAAGAACGTCCAGCAGTGCAGCGCCGGGTCGGCGTCGGTGAGGGTCCGGACGAGGTCGCGGTGCCCGTCGGAGAACCAGCCGAGCAGCGCGTCGTCCGCCGGGGCGTCGAAGAACCGCTTCTCGTCGGCCGCGCCGAAGGGGTCCGGCCGTCGGGTGGTGACGAGGGCGGCGGCCCACCGGTGGACCCCGCCGAGGTGGGCGAGCAGGTCACGCACCTGCCAGCCGGGGCAGGTCGGCACCGCCGCGTCCGGCCCGGCCCGCTCGGCGGCCCGGCTCAGCGCTTCACCGTCGCGACGCAGCACGTCCACGTAGTCGTCGATACGCACCGCGTCATCGTGCCGCACCACGCGGTCGTGCCGCACCACGCGGCCGTCAGGAGGCGGACGGCGCCCGGGTGGCGCGGTGGTAACCCACGGCCGTGACGGCGAGCGCCGCACCCCATCCGACAAAAACGACGAGCGTGAGGACGACCGCCCAGCCGTCCACGACGTCCGACCAGTTCCGTGATCCGTCCAGCAGCGAGCGGACGAGCACTCCCGTGCTCAGCCCGCCGTACGCGATCAGCGCGATCGCGACCGCCCCGGCCGGCACCAGCGCCAAGAGCCGGGGAACGCTCCGATCGCCCACCACCGGCACCCACCGCGGGAACTGCTGCCCCCACCGCTGCGCCAGCCCGAGCGCCAGCAACCCCGCGACCGGCGGAACCGCGGTGATCGCCAGCGCGGATCCGAGCGACAGGTTCCGCTGGATGTCGTCGAGCTCCGCGCCGGAGATGCCGAACGGAACGTCGAGTGCCCAGAGCGCGTGGGGGAGCGCCCACCCCACCAGCGGTATCGCGACCGCGACGTAGGCCGAGCGGCGGACCCACGGGGCGACCGGCCGGTACGCGGACGGCCCGCGGGCCGGTCGGGGTGCGAGCCGCGCGAACAGCACCGCCCCGGCCAGCAGCGCGAGCCGCGCGGTCACGTCGCGCCAGTCGGTGGGACGCCCGGCCAGCCCGGCCGGGATCTCGAACAGCAGGTGCAGCGGGAACGCGGCCGTGGCCAGACCGGCCGCGACCGTCCACAGGACCACCGCGGGTGGCTTCCACAGCACCACGCCGGCCAGCAGGACGCACAGCCCGAGCGCGCCCCACCCGGACCAGAACGGCAGTTCGGCCACCTGGGCCGCCCCGCAGCCGTCCGACGGGTGGACCACGTGGGTCCGGTCGCACGCGGTGTAGCCCCAGCGCCCGCCGAGGAGCCAGTACACCCGGATCAACGCTTCGCCGGCCAGAAAGATCAGCACCATGGAACCCAGGCTCGCCGGGCCGAGCGCCCGGGAACTCCCCTAGCGGGGCCAGGAGCCTCCCTCCTCCGGGGGAGCGACCACCCGGCCCCGTACGCGAGGATCGCCTTCTGCGTCCGGTCGTGGGTCTTCACGGTCTCGACGCCAGCCCCCGGAGCTCCGCAGCGGACGGCCCGGCCGCGAGCAGCCGGAGAACGTCGAGCGCGCGGCTGGTCAACGGGAGCTCCTGCGGCGCGTTCCCGGAGGCCGATCAAGCCCGTCCGTGCCCCGGGGCCGCGGACCCACCGGGTCGCGCGGCTCGATCATGGCCGCGTGGGGCGTCACCGCCACCGTGACGACGCCCGCGGTGAGCCCGCGCGCCGGTCGAATCGTGCGGCGCACGGGCGATGCGGTTGCGCTCGGCCCGCGTGCGCGCGGTCGCCTCAGCCGCCGCCACCGGCTCTGCGACGGTCTCCTCGGGCGCCGCACCGGCTCTGCGGCGGTCTCCTCGGGCGCCGCCACCTGCGCTGTGGCGGTTACCTCGGCCGCCGCCACCGGCGCTGTGGCGGACGGCCCGAGCGCGCCGACCAGCCCCGCTGACCAGG contains:
- a CDS encoding aldo/keto reductase; amino-acid sequence: MRTAKLGDLEVGRIGLGAMGMSHGFTGAGTDDAESIRTIHRAIDLGVTLIDTAEIYGPYVNEELVGQALKGRRDQVVLATKFGLVSHTGDRPGNLDSRPANIRTAVEGSLRRLGTDHIDLYYQHRVDPETPIEDTMGALAALVAEGKIRYVGLSEAWIDTVRRAHAVHPVTALQSEFSLWTRDQDEMLPVLRELGIGLVAYSPLGKGFLTGALRTPADIEALDDSDFRKSSPRFTGENFARNLRIADEVRAVADEVGATPGQVALAWIVSRGGDIAPIPGTKRVSRVEENIAADGVELTEKQIATLNDLPVAEGGHHTEAQMAMIER
- a CDS encoding aldo/keto reductase codes for the protein MPENTPALTLNNGVEIPALGLGVFQTPPEATRTAVSAALETGYRHIDTAAAYGNERQVGEAIADSGPARDEVFVETKIWISDYGYDETLHGFEKATRKLGLDRIDLLILHQALPSDFDRTLGAYRALEKLLADDAVRAIGVSNFMVDHLTALLDTAGVVPAVNQIEVHPYFQQREVQEFGRAHGILTQAWAPIGGITFYRESGHTSTLDDPTIGRIAKEHDKSPAQVMLRWHLQQGRQVIPKSVKPARIAENFDVFGFRLTDAELAAIDGLETGKRGGPEPTDVTLATFGRAIPEA
- a CDS encoding helix-turn-helix domain-containing protein; translation: MAPIDRAEIREFLSSRRARITPEQAGLPVYGGHRRVKGLRREEVALLAGVSIDYYVRMERGNLAGASESVLDSLALALRLDEAEREHLFALARAAGPETRPRRAQPTSVRPVVQQVLDAMTDAPAWVRNARFDIVAMNRLARALYAPVLADPRRPANTSRFVYLDPAAREFFVDWDRIADDAAAMLRLEAGRDPHDRALIELVGELSTRSEVFRQRWASHDVKYHRSGQKRLHHPVVGRLDLDYQAMEFPSEPGLRLNVYTAAAGTPAADGLKMLASWAATHDLTAK
- a CDS encoding AraC family transcriptional regulator; the protein is MEDRTLSRATIPPGVLTGLLDVADQHEVATGGWFAGTGLDRARLEEPGTLVSYRQAVTVIRRALTALPAGPLGLLIGNRDPLLTWGPLGTAMRSAATVAEAIRVALDYHQGSGTLVDFFSTHTDEETVVELVPRTREPDLLVFLTEEAFAGIVTLIRLTFGTSSGPTAAALTYPPPPWASAYARLWRFPVTFDSDRTTLTLPRTLETRRIPTANATHFEAALSATRALLDPDPVDALVAAVEGALRTDLRARKTATQVAGELGVSPRTLHRRLAEAGQGFGEIQDRVRRRHADTLLSNTRRSITAIAAELGYSDPREFRRAYKRWTNETPSQARRSGPG
- a CDS encoding carbohydrate kinase family protein, with the protein product MRIGCVGVHVLDHLVIGIESIPEHGGGQLVETIRLSAAGTAGGTALVAARLGAEVRSIGVIGTDALGDTLLALLARDGVDTGGLVRTDGHQTSASVLPIRPGGDRPAWHCIGANGAFTIDDVRDEQLHDLTHLHLGGPEFLGGDAAARLLRRAHERGTTTSVDVLAPGDPGLLAWIAAALPYTDYLLPNDEQVRGFTGATDLVDGARALVERGAACVAVTRGARGALVVTDDQVVDVPAYATRVVDTSGCGDAFSAGFLRGRSLGFDLRGSAELGCATAAQVAGGLGTDAGTYTLDDVLAFAATADRLPVR
- a CDS encoding MFS transporter, translating into MRPPTLMVSAAYAAQGVGYAVVVTALPAAKDRMGFSDAVVSAVLLGVCVAAALGSGLADAVAVRRGSRVALCVGFGVQFVALLGISLAHQLPVYLVAVALYGLGLGTVDAGSNMQGTALQARAGVPLLGRLYSVFTVGSVLGALLSAGVAALGVSALTLVGVVAFVQLGLASAGRTRFLPTLPACTADRAPATPLPRAGIWAVGSLVLVAYVLDAAVSTWSTIYLADGLRASAVLAPVAYAAYQAMVLLTRLVTDPAVVRWGRSAVAVSALLFGAAGCALIVLGPAAPVAVAGFAVAGLAVGAVVPIAFAAAGRLLPARSDEVIARVNVFNYAGAVTGAVIPGLLGTGAALRFGFVAPALALLLVLPVARRLTSSVPQGEPA
- a CDS encoding flavin monoamine oxidase family protein translates to MTDVDVVVVGAGLSGLTAARNLQQRGLSVRVFEALDRVGGRVRSATVAGAVVDLGGTFVGPGQDRILALADEVGVGRHPTHDSGDNLLLWRKDRRRYRGLVPPLGAAGLVDLVRVRSALERLSRTIPVGRPGDAPGAATLDAQTLGSWLAAKHACRGTHDLMAVVSRTSWGCEPSELSLLHALHYVAQAGGLDALLGTRGGAVERHFVEGAHAVAARVADGLGPGTVRLGTPVLRIDRAGDGVTVHTDDGPTTARRVIVAVPPALRRRIRFAPELPSAHRRLAQRWSPGILSKIYAVYDTPFWRGGGLSGMSISDEGPVFITFDTSPRDASRGVLLGFVGGDYARDWDAVGAAERRIRALSALADLFGDRALRPLGYTDHRWGEEDWLGGGPTAAPGPGASAGLHTRLTEPVGPIHWAGTETATRWAGHLDGAVSAGERAAREVTVALTLEAVR
- a CDS encoding SRPBCC family protein — protein: MTWSHRHSELTTATPAQLWTRWTTAGSWRIDDPGVEWARFDGAVVEGATGVVKTHGAPARTIEFTRVEPGRAMDFTIRLPLATLAITHDMEPAAGGTRTTHGVVLDGPLHRVYALLLGGTLARGLPTVVRNVTAGALRDGDA
- a CDS encoding succinic semialdehyde dehydrogenase, whose translation is MTARLSALAAVPGDRGRITVECPVDGEPIGDIPRARPDDVASAAARARAAQAAWSQVPVAERAAVVRRFGRSVLTRQAEILDVIQRESGKSRADAFEEVLDVAQVSRYYAAVGPGLLRTRRRRGAIPALTVTHEVRHPKGLVGVLSPWNYPFSLGISDALPALVAGNAVLAKPDHLTPFSCLLAKELLAGAGLPEDVFTVVTGIGAELGEAVVGCVDYVMFTGSTRVGRLLAARAAERLTDFSMELGGKNALLVRADADLGLAVPGAVRSCFANSGQLCVSTERLYVDTAVWDDFVPRFVDAVRDLRLGHGLDWSYDLGPLMSTRQLGTVQRHVDDAVTRGATVLTGGKARPDLGPTFFEPTVLTGVTAAMEAFAEETFGPVASLYRVDGDDDAVARANRSEYGLSASVWTRDHARGERLAARLRTGNVNVNEGYAATWGSVDAPMGGWGASGTGTRHGAQGLLKYTNAQTVARQRLRNLSKPPGVRGEVYAGLMTWALRALSRGDVRRA
- a CDS encoding DM13 domain-containing protein → MFPRLLTWVLVPVLVAGAGFGLYWFQPWRLATDTTVADEVPVVATPTTSPSAGASPVGNRLVATGSFVTHEHETSGRVQLIERPDGRHQLVLIGLRTSDGPDLRVWLTDQAVRPGRPGWHVFDDGRYLEVAALRGNRGDQVYDLPVAAELDGLRSVTVWCKRFSVSFGAAELTLA
- a CDS encoding maleylpyruvate isomerase family mycothiol-dependent enzyme, which codes for MRIDDYVDVLRRDGEALSRAAERAGPDAAVPTCPGWQVRDLLAHLGGVHRWAAALVTTRRPDPFGAADEKRFFDAPADDALLGWFSDGHRDLVRTLTDADPALHCWTFFAAPSPLAFWARRQAHETAIHRADAEAATASAPDWEPGFAADGIDELLHGFLARRAARITADPAVSLALAADDVDAAWTVQLTPSGLLVDAGAHPPTLTLTGRASDLYRLLWNRSGSERLVVRGDLDALETWRHRVAINWT